One genomic region from Gossypium hirsutum isolate 1008001.06 chromosome D13, Gossypium_hirsutum_v2.1, whole genome shotgun sequence encodes:
- the LOC121225273 gene encoding multiple organellar RNA editing factor 3, mitochondrial isoform X2 yields the protein MACLNARRSLSTLLSRALTSSSSSSFPSRSRLTVALLNKTPIFIPDATRILTRTKTYGSGYLPFRDPSRLPAVVLYGRGDEYWLIILEFPERPKPLEEEMIDTYVKTLASVVGSEEEAKKRIYSVCTTRYTGFRALFSKDLVKKLGELPRVRWVLSDDFIYGQDRYYGGDLFVDGNVIHGPPQHGVGESADYDLWVIKFESPRNIDFYVKFLACLVGSEEEAKRRIYADGGRLTRYTGFCAVMSEEMAYELEDRAEAL from the exons ATGGCTTGCCTCAATGCCCGACGATCTCTATCAACTCTTTTAAGCCGCGCCctcacttcttcttcttcttcttcctttccttCCCGTTCTCGCCTCACTGTTGCTCTCCTCAACAAAACCCCAATTTTTATCCCCGATGCAACCAGAATCCTGACCCGAACCAAGACATACGGGTCCGGCTACTTGCCTTTTCGCGACCCTTCCCGATTACCAGCGGTTGTCCTATATGGCCGTGGTGACGAATATTGGCTTATCATTTTGGAATTCCCAGAACGCCCAAAACCTTTGGAAGAAGAAATGATCGATACCTATGTTAAAACTCTCGCTTCTGTTGTCGGCag TGAAGAGGAAGCGAAAAAGAGAATATACTCTGTCTGTACAACGAGGTATACTGGGTTTCGTGCTCTTTTTTCTAAGGATTTGGTCAAAAAACTTGGAG AGTTACCTCGTGTACGCTGGGTTTTATCAGATGACTTTATCTATGGTCAAGATCGTTATTATGGAG GGGATTTGTTTGTTGATGGGAATGTGATTCATGGACCCCCGCAGCACGGAGTTGGAGAAAGTGCTGATTATGATCTTTGGGTTATCAAATTCGAATCCCCGAGAAATATCGATTTCTATGTTAAATTCCTCGCTTGTTTAGTCGGCAG TGAAGAGGAAGCGAAAAGGAGAATATACGCCGATGGTGGTAGACTAACGAGGTATACTGGGTTTTGTGCTGTTATGTCTGAGGAGATGGCTTATGAACTTGAAG
- the LOC107940282 gene encoding glycosyltransferase BC10, translated as MKGAQAWRLGSMGDMQILPGSRHRPPLKRPIWIISLVSLVCLFLVCAYIYPPQGSAACYVFSSRGCKVLTNWLPPSPTRELSDEEIASQVVIRDILSNPPVQSKNPKIAFMFLTPSSLPFEKLWDMFFRGHDGKFSVYVHASKGKPVHVSRYFLNRDIRSDEVVWGKISMVDAEKRLLAHALQDTDNQHFVLLSESCVPLHNFDYIYNYLMHANMSFVDCFLDPGPHGNGRYSEHMLPEVEKKDFRKGAQWFSMRRQHALIVMADSLYYSRFRDYCKPGFDGKNCIADEHYLPTFFNMIDPGGIANWSVTHVDWSERKWHPKSYKAQDVTEDLLNNITSIDLSIHVTSEAKSERLVQPCLWNGIKRPCYLFARKFYPETVDKLMTLLNF; from the exons ATGAAGGGAGCGCAGGCGTGGCGACTAGGCAGCATGGGTGATATGCAAATCTTGCCTGGGTCTCGCCACCGCCCTCCTTTGAAGAGGCCGATATGGATTATTTCATTGGTTTCATTAGTTTGCCTTTTCCTAGTTTGTGCTTATATCTATCCACCACAAGGCAGTGCTGCTTGTTATGTATTTTCTTCAAGAGGTTGCAAGGTCCTTACTAATTGGCTTCCACCTTCGCCGACAAGGGAATTAAGCGATGAGGAGATTGCATCACAGGTTGTGATTAGAGATATTTTGAGTAATCCTCCTGTCCAATCTAAAAATCCGAAAATCGCGTTCATGTTCTTAACTCCAAGTTCACTTCCTTTCGAGAAGCTTTGGGATATGTTCTTCCGT GGACATGATGGAAAATTTTCTGTTTATGTCCATGCATCAAAAGGAAAACCAGTTCATGTGAGCCGCTACTTTCTTAATCGGGACATTCGCAGCGATGAG GTTGTATGGGGAAAGATCTCTATGGTTGATGCAGAGAAACGACTATTGGCTCATGCTCTACAAGATACTGATAACCAACATTTTGTGTTACTTTCTGAGAG cTGTGTTCCATTGCATAATTTTGACTATATCTACAACTATCTGATGCATGCTAATATGAGTTTTGTTGACTG CTTTTTGGATCCTGGACCGCATGGAAATGGAAGATATTCAGAGCACATGTTACCTGAAGTAGAAAAGAAAGACTTCAGAAAGGGTGCACAG TGGTTCTCAATGAGGCGACAGCATGCTCTGATAGTTATGGCTGACAGTCTTTACTACTCAAGGTTCCGGGATTACTGCAAG CCAGGTTTCGACGGCAAAAATTGCATTGCAGATGAGCATTACCTGCCAACCTTTTTCAAT ATGATTGATCCTGGTGGTATTGCCAACTGGTCGGTAACACATGTTGACTGGTCTGAGAGAAAGTGGCACCCTAAATCATATAAGGCTCAAGATGTTACTGAGGATCTTCTGAACAACATTACG TCAATAGACTTGAGTATCCATGTAACAAGTGAGGCTAAG AGTGAACGCTTGGTACAACCTTGTCTCTGGAATGGTATCAAACGACCGTGTTACCTATTCGCAAGAAAATTCTACCCCGAAACCGTAGATAAATTGATGACGCTCCTCAATTTTTGA
- the LOC121225013 gene encoding uncharacterized protein — protein sequence MGCCLSSSCSCKHASPNTVRLVHLNGYVEDLDYPISVSQAIGNPPKQFLCTAAQLLSAGCQPLSPDAPLQPGQLYFVLPFSTLKGDTSPLDMAALVKRLTERAKSHRALPETRCLSRTTMTMNGRTRRRETTVHGGVRRSYTVRSWKPILDTIREMSFSRRSESDIQEIDFITSNV from the coding sequence ATGGGGTGTTGTCTATCTTCTTCTTGCTCTTGCAAACATGCATCTCCGAACACAGTTCGACTAGTTCATCTCAATGGCTACGTAGAGGACTTGGACTATCCCATCTCAGTAAGTCAAGCCATAGGGAACCCTCCTAAGCAGTTTCTATGCACCGCGGCTCAGCTTTTATCGGCAGGGTGCCAGCCACTAAGCCCCGATGCTCCGCTCCAACCAGGCCAGCTTTACTTTGTGCTGCCGTTTTCGACTTTAAAGGGTGACACTTCTCCGCTGGATATGGCGGCGCTGGTGAAGAGGTTGACGGAAAGAGCTAAATCCCACCGTGCGTTGCCGGAAACTAGGTGTTTGTCGAGGACGACGATGACCATGAACGGCCGGACGAGGAGAAGGGAGACGACGGTACATGGTGGGGTTCGAAGGTCGTATACGGTGAGGTCGTGGAAGCCCATTTTGGATACTATTAGAGAAATGTCGTTTAGTCGAAGGAGTGAATCTGATATACAAGAGATTGATTTTATTACAAGCAATGTATAG
- the LOC107940290 gene encoding pentatricopeptide repeat-containing protein At3g62470, mitochondrial has product MYLSLRTFSAAAPSFIQRHYNSGFSYRFIHGGPNADFFFLNQTPRPREKRRRRGGQVCLPRGSSLPLFNLLHPSPYHSLHRFSLQIPFPLPHSSSFRHLQAPLLALDLNLRGFSSVTGGDRDSDTDTGSGSTESRSDPKEVERVCKVIDELFSLDRNMEAVLDECRINLTHDLVIDVLNRFRHARKPAFRFFCWAGQKPGFNHDSRTYNKMMNVLAKNRQFITMSRLIEEMGANGVLTLDTFIIAIKAFAAAKERRKAVMVFDLMKKYKYKVDVDTVNCLLDSLGRVMLAREAQMLFEKLRDRFMPNLNSYTILLNGWCKVRNLMEAGKVWNEMIDKGFKPDVVAHNVMIHGLLRSRKTSDAAKLFEAMKSKGPLPNVRSYTIMIREFCKQGKMNFAILYFEEMRDSGCLPDAAIYTCLITGFGNQRNMDVVFRLLKEMQEIGCPPDSQTYNALIKLLTTQRKPDDAMRVYKKMIQTGIQPTIHTFNMMMKSFFQSRDYDTSRAIWDEMREKGFCPDDVSYTIFIGGVIRLGRSGDACRLLEEMFEKGMKPPQLDYNKFAADFSRAGKSDILEELARKMKSSGNVQASDIFTRWAEMMKKRVKRKGPFKTDGRCI; this is encoded by the coding sequence ATGTATCTTTCTCTAAGGACTTTCTCAGCCGCCGCCCCTAGCTTCATCCAACGCCATTACAACTCTGGGTTTTCTTACAGATTCATCCATGGCGGACCAAATGCAGACTTTTTCTTTCTCAACCAGACACCAAGACCACGAGAAAAACGACGACGTCGAGGAGGGCAAGTGTGTTTGCCTCGTGGTAGCTCTCTTCCCTTGTTTAATTTGCTTCATCCTTCTCCTTATCATAGTCTCCATCGTTTTAGTCTTCAAATTCCATTTCCTTTGCCACACTCCTCTTCATTCCGTCATTTACAAGCACCGTTGCTAGCTCTAGATTTGAATCTGAGAGGTTTCTCTAGTGTCACCGGCGGTGATAGAGATTCCGATACCGACACCGGATCCGGTAGCACCGAATCTAGGTCGGACCCAAAGGAAGTTGAGAGAGTATGCAAGGTGATCGACGAATTGTTTAGCTTAGACCGAAACATGGAAGCTGTTTTGGATGAATGTAGGATTAATCTTACTCATGATTTAGTCATTGATGTACTCAACCGGTTTCGGCACGCTAGAAAACCGGCGTTTCGGTTTTTCTGTTGGGCCGGACAAAAACCGGGGTTTAATCATGATTCCAGGACTtataataagatgatgaatgttTTAGCTAAGAATAGACAGTTTATAACCATGTCGAGATTGATTGAAGAGATGGGTGCTAATGGGGTTTTAACATTGGATACTTTTATTATTGCCATTAAAGCTTTTGCTGCCGCCAAGGAGCGGCGGAAGGCAGTCATGGTCTTCGATTTGATGAAGAAGTACAAGTATAAAGTGGATGTTGATACTGTTAATTGCTTGCTTGATAGTCTTGGGAGGGTTATGCTTGCGAGAGAAGCGCAAATGCTTTTCGAGAAGTTGAGAGATCGGTTTATGCCCAATTTGAATTCATATACGATATTGCTAAACGGTTGGTGCAAGGTGAGGAATTTGATGGAAGCAGGGAAGGTATGGAATGAGATGATCGATAAGGGTTTCAAGCCGGATGTTGTTGCTCATAATGTTATGATCCATGGGTTGTTGAGGAGTAGGAAGACGTCTGATGCAGCGAAGTTGTTTGAGGCCATGAAAAGTAAAGGGCCTTTGCCTAATGttcgtagctatactattatgaTTAGGGAGTTTTGCAAGCAAGGAAAGATGAATTTCGCAATTCTGTATTTCGAGGAAATGCGTGATTCCGGATGTTTGCCCGATGCAGCCATTTACACATGTTTGATCACCGGTTTCGGAAATCAGAGAAATATGGACGTGGTTTTTAGATTGTTGAAAGAGATGCAAGAAATAGGTTGTCCACCTGATAGTCAAACCTACAATGCCCTGATTAAATTATTAACGACTCAACGAAAGCCGGACGATGCAATGAGGGTATACAAGAAAATGATTCAAACCGGAATCCAACCAACAATTCACACTTTCAACATGATGATGAAATCGTTCTTCCAGTCCAGGGACTATGACACAAGCCGTGCAATTTGGGACGAGATGCGCGAAAAGGGGTTTTGCCCTGACGATGTTTCTTACACCATTTTCATCGGAGGAGTAATCCGTTTAGGTCGATCAGGAGACGCATGTAGACTGTTAGaagaaatgtttgagaaaggAATGAAACCTCCTCAACTTGATTACAACAAGTTTGCAGCCGATTTTTCTAGAGCCGGCAAATCAGACATACTTGAGGAACTGGCTCGAAAGATGAAGTCCTCCGGTAATGTCCAAGCCTCGGATATATTCACAAGATGGGCCGAGATGATGAAGAAAAGGGTTAAGAGAAAGGGTCCTTTCAAAACCGATGGAAGGTGCATCTAA